One region of Jatrophihabitans cynanchi genomic DNA includes:
- a CDS encoding ankyrin repeat domain-containing protein, whose product MSDLPVRPDVAQARRQAKELLRAARAGDADALARLARVSAPLTLAGAQLALARELGLPSWAALTREIQARNTAIPEDVLRFLSSSVNLQIGAAARMLHDDPALALSGFPAAVVLGDAARVEAELARDPGAATRVDPGTGWTALHLACASRFHLDPARAPGLVAVARRLLDAGADLDGASSGRRCWRPLECAVTSANSSRNNEPIIRLLLERGAPVRPETLVAALYAAGGTWCQELLTRAAAETPEVFTDALAEAVTGPDLDAVAVLLAAGADPDAPGSDGRTPRRRALTAGLAATVAALGGAGADPVEHLLEAIVTGDASRARRIAAADPGLVDRLQPDDRATLVATAEHGNRAAVAVMLDLGFPIGTRREGADEDGATALHAASWAGSADTVALLLERGADIGARDARWEGQPLHWALVGSGEAPDTAPAPDWVATVQMLLDAGAPIAEITLDADDPKPPSPAVRELLRTRGITGTGRTG is encoded by the coding sequence GCGCAACTGGCCCTTGCCCGAGAGCTGGGGCTGCCGAGCTGGGCGGCGCTGACCCGCGAGATCCAAGCGCGCAACACCGCAATCCCCGAGGACGTGCTGCGGTTCTTGAGCTCAAGCGTGAATCTGCAGATCGGCGCGGCCGCGCGCATGCTCCACGACGACCCGGCCTTGGCGCTGTCGGGGTTCCCGGCGGCGGTGGTTCTCGGCGATGCGGCGCGGGTGGAGGCCGAGTTGGCCCGCGATCCCGGTGCCGCCACCCGCGTGGACCCGGGGACGGGCTGGACCGCGCTGCACTTGGCGTGTGCGTCGCGGTTCCATCTCGATCCGGCACGAGCGCCGGGACTGGTCGCCGTGGCCCGCCGGCTGCTCGACGCCGGCGCGGACCTCGACGGGGCAAGCAGCGGCCGGCGGTGCTGGCGACCGCTGGAGTGCGCGGTCACCAGCGCCAACTCCAGCCGCAACAACGAACCGATCATCCGGCTGCTGCTCGAGCGCGGCGCTCCGGTGCGACCCGAAACCCTGGTTGCGGCGCTCTACGCGGCCGGCGGCACCTGGTGCCAGGAGCTGCTCACCCGCGCCGCCGCCGAGACGCCGGAGGTGTTCACCGACGCGCTCGCCGAAGCCGTGACGGGGCCGGACCTGGACGCGGTGGCGGTTCTGCTGGCCGCCGGCGCCGACCCGGACGCGCCCGGCAGCGACGGCCGCACGCCGCGCCGGCGCGCGTTGACCGCCGGACTCGCCGCCACCGTCGCCGCGCTCGGCGGCGCGGGCGCGGATCCGGTCGAGCACCTGCTGGAAGCGATCGTGACCGGTGACGCCAGCCGCGCCCGCCGGATCGCCGCCGCTGATCCAGGGCTCGTCGACCGCCTCCAACCCGACGACCGCGCAACCCTCGTCGCGACCGCCGAGCACGGCAACCGCGCGGCCGTCGCCGTCATGCTCGACCTCGGGTTCCCGATCGGCACACGCCGCGAGGGCGCCGACGAGGACGGCGCCACCGCGCTGCACGCCGCGAGTTGGGCCGGGTCCGCCGACACGGTCGCGCTACTCCTCGAGCGCGGCGCGGACATCGGCGCGCGCGACGCCCGATGGGAGGGTCAGCCGCTGCACTGGGCGCTGGTCGGCAGCGGCGAGGCCCCCGACACCGCGCCGGCACCGGACTGGGTCGCGACCGTCCAGATGCTGCTGGACGCGGGCGCGCCGATCGCGGAGATAACGCTCGACGCGGACGACCCGAAACCTCCCAGCCCGGCGGTGCGCGAGCTGCTGCGCACACGCGGGATCACCGGCACGGGACGCACCGGGTGA